A stretch of DNA from Methylosinus sp. LW4:
CTCGCTGGCCTTTTGGCTGAACGGCGCCGACGCGGCCGATTGCTGCATGTTCAAGGACGGGCCTTACGCCGATCCCGCCTTTTTCGGCGATGGCGTCGGCGTCGCGGTGCGCAGGAACAATGTGGCCCTGCGCCGCGCGCTGGATTACGCGCTGGCGCGCGTCGCGCAAAAGGGCGTCTACGCCGAGCTCTATCTGAAATATTTTCCGGTGGGGCCTTATTGAGAGCGCGCGCGTCACAAGAGCTTGACGCGCAGCGTGCCGCCGAAGACGCGCGGCTGGCTGGGCAGGCCGATCGTGGTGGGATTGCTGGCGTCGCCCGGCGACCACGAATAGAGCGGCCGCTCGTCGAAGACATTCTTCGCCCAGATCGACAGGCTGTATTGCTCGTCATCGGTCCGCAATCCGAGGCCTGCGTTCACTATGGCGAATGGCGGCTGCCAGTATTGGAGCACAGAGTGCGGATCGGTGAGCTGCGTCTTGTCCTGCCAGGCCAGATTGACATAGCCGAAGCCGGTGATGGAACGATCCCATTCCGGTCCGAAGCCGCGGAGCAGCGGACCGAGCGGTTGATCGTAGGTCGCGCCGACATTGAACGACCACAGCGGCAGATTCTCCCATCGCGTGTTGGAGCGTGACAGAGTGAGAGGCGCCGAGAGCGAGCCCGCTGTCGTCGGCCAGATCCAATCGGTCGGCGGCGTGGCGTTGGCGTAGTCGATCCAGCGCGCCTCGGTATAGGCGCCGTTGAAGGAGAGCCACAGCCGCTCCACAGGGCTCCATCGACCGACGAACTCGAAGCCGCGCAGCCGCAGATGGCCGACATTGCCGAGATAGGAGGTGCGGATCGGCTGCCCCGTGCTGTCCGTGTAGGAGGCGTCGGTGAGGCTCGTCTGGAAATTATAGATGTCGTTCCAGTAGACATTGAAATTGGCGATGAGGCGGTCGTCGAGCCAGCTGGTGTTGACGCCGAGCTCATAGTCCCAGGAGGTTTCCGGCTTGGTGACGAGAGGCTGCCAGCCTTTGAAATTGAGGGCGCTGTCGAGGATGGGCTGGGCCGAATTGTTGATCGCGCCCGATTTCTCGCCGCGCGCGACGAGCGCGTGGAAGAGGAGATGGTCGTCGAATTTATATTGCGGATTGAAGATCCCTGTGACCGAGTTGAAGGTCTTGCTCTGTCCGCCCGTATCGAACAAGGCCTGGCCGCCGCCGGCGCGAATGGCGGCCTCCTGCTGGGCGAATGTATATTGATTGGCGTAGAGCTGATCCCAGCTGAAGACGGAGCCTTCTTTGACCTCGTAGCTGTCGCGCACGCCAAAGGTGAGCGCCCATGCGTCGTCAATGTGATAGGTTCCCTGCCCATAGCCGGCGACGCTGAAGGTCCGCGATTTGCTGTCGCGATTGTTCTGCAGGCCGCGCAGCAGCGCCGGCCGGCTGTACCAGGCGGCGGCGTCGGCGCCGAAGCGCGTGTAGGTGCGGCTCCAGGCGTTCTCGTAGAGCGAGAAGAGTCCAGTGGTCCATTCGAGGCGGTCCTCCTTGGGCGAGGAGAGCCGGATCTCCTGGGAGAACTGATCGACATAGGGCGCGAAGACGCCGACGCTGGTCTCGAGCTCCTGATTGCCGAAGGGATTATTGCCGATCACCCGCGAATTTCCGAAGGCGGTGAGCGACGTCAGCGTGTGGCGGCCCAAGGTCCAGCTCAGCTCGTTCGAGACCATGAGGTGACGCTCGCCGAATCCTCCGGCGTTCGTGTCATAGGGGCGATAGGGATCGAAAGTGAGAATGCGCTTGCCGAGCCGCGCTGCGACATTCTGCGCGTAGCTGCGCGCCGGCAATGTGCCATTGGCGTAGATGAGCGACGTGTCGCCGACGGGTCCCGTCGTAAAGGCGCCGATCGCCGTATATTCGTGCTGCGCGCCGGCGCTGAAGATCAAGCGGTCGGTCACGTCGTCGCCGACATAGAGAAGC
This window harbors:
- a CDS encoding TonB-dependent receptor encodes the protein MQLLHHLAHRPSSSGGALIAYVLVVFAADSAIATRAQEARIEDVRVGAESSARREDTTLRETPRSVGFVDSKKAEEQHLERLSDFSQLVPNYRPNESNPIASRPAIRGVGSTVGQLSRGSINAVGAEFDTGYILDNIFWKYAGFQAGDLVDISSFELALGPQGTAGGKNTTVGNVVVSTQRPSFERQATIETSFASYSRIIEKLNVTGPIIDDKLAYRVTAYFDKGDGWIRDQVTGASYLNNDRWGVRGQLLYVGDDVTDRLIFSAGAQHEYTAIGAFTTGPVGDTSLIYANGTLPARSYAQNVAARLGKRILTFDPYRPYDTNAGGFGERHLMVSNELSWTLGRHTLTSLTAFGNSRVIGNNPFGNQELETSVGVFAPYVDQFSQEIRLSSPKEDRLEWTTGLFSLYENAWSRTYTRFGADAAAWYSRPALLRGLQNNRDSKSRTFSVAGYGQGTYHIDDAWALTFGVRDSYEVKEGSVFSWDQLYANQYTFAQQEAAIRAGGGQALFDTGGQSKTFNSVTGIFNPQYKFDDHLLFHALVARGEKSGAINNSAQPILDSALNFKGWQPLVTKPETSWDYELGVNTSWLDDRLIANFNVYWNDIYNFQTSLTDASYTDSTGQPIRTSYLGNVGHLRLRGFEFVGRWSPVERLWLSFNGAYTEARWIDYANATPPTDWIWPTTAGSLSAPLTLSRSNTRWENLPLWSFNVGATYDQPLGPLLRGFGPEWDRSITGFGYVNLAWQDKTQLTDPHSVLQYWQPPFAIVNAGLGLRTDDEQYSLSIWAKNVFDERPLYSWSPGDASNPTTIGLPSQPRVFGGTLRVKLL